In Fervidobacterium nodosum Rt17-B1, one genomic interval encodes:
- a CDS encoding PP2C family protein-serine/threonine phosphatase: protein MVDKICVLSNKEEIVSEVQELLNFVGYEVFLINSVEDLNMENNFQIILIYSSNTHESFTWIKKIKTDSKLKDIPIILIVEKKEYTILFDAYQIGISDFIELPVMDIELISKVALHIELKKNRERIENLYTELKDSLSLATNLQKLMLPPEISFKNGVWFTSRYLPAQIVGGDIYDYFEIDGKVFGYVADISGHGIQSALLCSAVKSAIRSSTSRNTSLVDIVNELHEGTKSILANNYLTGIFFKIHPGGSVEYINCGHPGIIVYDGKDFYPLDMKNTFPIGLIDHIYSIEDVGKFYMEEGNAYLLYSDGLYSIFEKKYPNESSHKLLFEFLKREVAGVPSEILPFYIENIIKKLYAEIPDDYSVISIGKNEHFCFVDNEQKIINTSNRIIEDIVKELELNSFSDDYAILCNEYRAYSVFMTKGIEIGHILRNLPMSISLSFGDVAMIKVFYQ, encoded by the coding sequence TTGGTTGACAAAATATGTGTCTTATCTAACAAAGAAGAAATTGTTAGCGAAGTCCAGGAATTGCTAAATTTTGTTGGATATGAAGTTTTTTTAATCAATAGTGTAGAAGACTTAAATATGGAAAATAATTTCCAAATTATTTTAATTTATTCATCCAATACACACGAAAGCTTTACTTGGATAAAAAAGATAAAAACAGACAGTAAACTTAAAGATATTCCCATAATTCTTATAGTCGAAAAGAAGGAATACACCATACTTTTTGATGCATATCAAATTGGGATTTCGGACTTTATAGAACTTCCCGTTATGGATATTGAGCTTATTTCAAAGGTTGCGCTCCATATAGAACTTAAGAAAAATAGAGAGAGAATAGAGAACCTTTACACTGAATTGAAAGATAGTTTAAGCCTGGCGACTAATTTACAAAAGCTTATGCTACCACCAGAAATATCTTTTAAGAATGGTGTATGGTTCACTTCAAGGTACTTACCTGCACAGATTGTAGGTGGAGACATTTACGATTACTTTGAAATTGATGGAAAGGTTTTTGGATATGTAGCTGACATATCCGGACACGGAATCCAATCTGCTCTTTTATGTTCTGCGGTAAAATCCGCTATACGTTCTTCCACAAGCAGAAATACGTCACTTGTTGATATTGTTAACGAACTTCACGAAGGAACAAAAAGTATATTGGCAAATAACTATTTGACGGGAATATTTTTCAAGATACATCCTGGTGGTAGCGTCGAATATATTAACTGTGGCCATCCGGGTATTATCGTATATGACGGAAAAGATTTTTACCCGCTGGATATGAAAAATACTTTCCCGATAGGCTTGATTGACCATATTTATTCAATAGAAGATGTTGGAAAATTCTATATGGAAGAAGGTAACGCTTATCTTCTTTATTCCGATGGCCTGTATTCAATCTTTGAGAAAAAGTACCCTAATGAAAGTTCACACAAACTTTTATTTGAGTTTCTAAAAAGAGAAGTTGCCGGTGTTCCAAGCGAAATTCTGCCATTTTATATAGAAAACATTATAAAGAAATTGTACGCAGAGATACCAGATGATTACTCAGTAATATCCATTGGTAAAAACGAGCACTTTTGTTTTGTGGATAACGAACAAAAAATTATAAATACGAGCAATAGAATTATAGAAGATATAGTAAAAGAACTTGAGTTGAATTCTTTCTCAGATGATTACGCAATTTTATGTAATGAGTACAGGGCGTATAGTGTATTCATGACCAAAGGTATAGAAATAGGACACATTTTGAGAAATTTACCGATGAGTATCTCACTATCTTTTGGAGATGTAGCAATGATAAAAGTATTTTATCAATAA
- a CDS encoding sensor domain-containing diguanylate cyclase has protein sequence MVVFINTREIFNEELFQLFISLSKSSIFLILCDSNGNILNYSDNAPEFIVKNRNIFDVVDGLKEFIENIKYESSVSLDNFFSTKKSKELPIVEKLRLIPIIKKDNYLILGEVVTQKVLIDEYISERLNTLNMYLEFAPVFFVVLNKEGNIDYINSWALRKTGYNFEEIIGKNWFEIFIPEDIRNKVFDVFKLILDKKIELAQTYENEILTKDGKFITVLWENKLLVKNNEPFGTISVGVDVTDKKIKDFEGSVLFELLNTFSESDYQRALKRISAVLRKDCNFSFIKVEIITSEEIHESLILDNTEYNKGAQENLEGLNIYEKKTEDKTIRIYTKCEKLPKYATENCIKNVVNFLFSFADKFYYVQKLEEASFKDPLTGLYNRRYFMIMLKNEIRRAKRYGTKSSVMMIDLDGLKQINDTFGHDKGDLAIKTLAQAMISSTRVTDVCARFGGDEFAILLPQTPVDKAQVIVYRLKETLEKFNSESTEKFKIHFSAGITSIIKADDDEGINTLKRADELLYKAKSLGKNLIIIDNLYNE, from the coding sequence ATGGTGGTATTTATAAATACAAGAGAAATTTTCAACGAAGAATTATTTCAGCTTTTTATTAGTTTGTCTAAGTCTTCCATTTTTCTAATATTATGCGATAGCAACGGCAATATATTAAATTATTCCGATAATGCTCCAGAATTCATAGTTAAAAATAGGAATATCTTCGATGTTGTTGATGGACTAAAAGAGTTTATAGAAAATATTAAATATGAATCCAGCGTATCGCTGGATAATTTTTTTAGCACAAAAAAATCAAAAGAATTGCCTATCGTAGAAAAACTTAGATTAATACCAATAATCAAAAAAGATAATTATCTCATACTTGGCGAAGTTGTAACTCAAAAGGTACTTATAGATGAATATATTTCAGAAAGATTAAACACATTAAACATGTACCTTGAGTTTGCCCCTGTATTTTTTGTCGTTCTCAACAAAGAGGGAAACATCGATTACATAAATTCTTGGGCTCTTAGGAAAACAGGGTATAACTTTGAAGAAATTATAGGGAAAAATTGGTTTGAAATATTCATACCTGAAGATATTAGAAATAAAGTTTTTGACGTTTTCAAACTTATTTTAGATAAAAAAATTGAACTTGCTCAAACTTATGAAAATGAAATATTGACCAAAGATGGAAAATTTATAACAGTGCTATGGGAAAACAAACTATTAGTAAAAAATAACGAGCCTTTTGGAACGATAAGTGTTGGAGTTGATGTTACAGACAAAAAAATAAAAGATTTTGAGGGGAGTGTATTGTTTGAACTTCTCAATACATTTTCAGAGAGCGATTATCAAAGAGCGCTGAAAAGAATTTCAGCAGTTTTAAGAAAAGATTGCAATTTTTCATTCATAAAAGTGGAAATTATAACGTCAGAGGAGATTCACGAGTCCCTAATATTAGATAATACTGAATATAATAAGGGCGCGCAAGAAAATTTGGAAGGATTAAATATATACGAGAAAAAAACAGAAGATAAAACTATAAGAATATATACAAAATGTGAAAAGCTACCAAAATATGCAACTGAAAATTGTATTAAAAACGTAGTGAATTTCCTCTTTTCATTCGCTGATAAATTTTATTATGTACAAAAACTTGAAGAGGCATCATTTAAAGACCCACTAACAGGATTGTATAACCGCAGGTATTTTATGATAATGCTAAAAAATGAAATAAGAAGGGCAAAAAGATACGGAACAAAATCATCTGTAATGATGATAGATTTGGATGGCTTAAAGCAGATAAACGATACTTTTGGACATGACAAAGGCGATTTGGCAATTAAAACTTTAGCGCAGGCCATGATTTCAAGCACGCGAGTTACAGATGTGTGTGCTCGTTTTGGTGGAGATGAATTTGCAATTCTTTTGCCCCAAACACCTGTAGATAAAGCCCAGGTAATTGTTTACAGATTAAAAGAAACACTGGAAAAGTTTAATTCTGAAAGCACTGAAAAGTTTAAAATTCATTTCAGCGCTGGAATAACTAGCATAATTAAAGCAGACGATGATGAAGGAATAAATACGCTCAAACGTGCAGATGAATTGTTATATAAGGCAAAAAGCCTTGGAAAAAATTTAATTATTATAGATAATTTATATAATGAATGA
- a CDS encoding pyroglutamyl-peptidase I: MKDKLFVLITGFEKFGGEKINPSENIIKKIRKKKFDNVLIDTIVLPVSYEKSIKILEEYYSKNQVDVAIHLGQAGGRATINLERVAINLMDSIHPDNDNVTLSDKKIIEDGNDAYMTKIKIKELAEFLNKKNIPTSISYTAGQYICNEVYYFSLYNSEKSSNPKFSLFIHVPFLPQQVSEKYPKNDKLPSMPIQLQFKAVMEVIKNIHKFI, from the coding sequence ATGAAGGATAAATTATTCGTATTAATAACAGGATTTGAGAAATTTGGAGGAGAGAAAATAAATCCAAGTGAAAATATTATCAAAAAAATTCGAAAGAAAAAATTCGACAACGTTCTGATTGATACTATAGTCTTGCCGGTTAGCTATGAGAAAAGTATTAAAATTCTTGAGGAGTACTATTCTAAAAACCAAGTTGATGTAGCAATTCATTTAGGGCAAGCTGGGGGAAGAGCAACTATTAATCTTGAAAGGGTTGCTATCAATCTTATGGATTCTATCCACCCGGATAATGATAATGTAACGTTAAGCGATAAAAAGATTATCGAAGATGGAAACGACGCATACATGACAAAAATAAAAATAAAAGAACTTGCGGAATTTTTAAATAAGAAGAACATCCCAACAAGCATATCATATACGGCAGGACAGTATATATGTAATGAAGTTTATTATTTTTCACTTTACAATTCCGAGAAAAGTAGTAATCCAAAGTTTTCTCTATTCATACACGTGCCATTTTTGCCTCAGCAAGTAAGTGAAAAGTACCCCAAGAATGATAAATTGCCGTCAATGCCTATTCAGTTACAATTTAAAGCTGTTATGGAGGTAATAAAAAATATACACAAATTCATATGA
- a CDS encoding Do family serine endopeptidase — MKKVKILVFGILTTLFVLSFGIVNADYQSPIVNVVKAAAPAVVKIDVVVQTEVYIDPFIREFYKQFFGDIPRQFEESDSVGSGFIISKEGYIVTNYHVVEGAKKITVTLLNGDTYDAQYIGGDEELDIAVIKISPKKDLPVIELGDSDKLQIGEWAIAIGNPLGFQHAVTVGVISAVGRKIPKPDGSGYYTNLIQTDAAINPGNSGGPLLNIYGQVIGINTAIINPSQAMNIGFAIPINTAKRFINQIIATGKVEKAYLGVYVQTVTESLAKSLGLKVNKGVYVAQVEKGSPAEKAGIKEGDVITKLNGSYVELAEELTSLVRNYTPGTKVKVTLNRAGKEITVEVTLGTFPTQKTGSTAAKEFLNLKVSNITSDDRNKYKVPAGVEGVIVKESQNSYIKVGSVIWRISVNGYSYDIKDINSWNKVVENIKKGDYVGIFYYYNGVRSVFSLRY; from the coding sequence ATGAAAAAAGTTAAGATTTTAGTTTTTGGCATTTTAACAACATTATTTGTTTTATCTTTTGGTATAGTAAATGCAGATTACCAAAGTCCTATTGTGAACGTAGTTAAGGCTGCAGCTCCAGCAGTTGTCAAGATAGACGTTGTCGTTCAAACTGAAGTTTATATTGACCCATTTATAAGAGAATTCTACAAGCAGTTTTTTGGTGACATTCCAAGACAATTTGAAGAATCGGATAGTGTCGGTTCTGGATTCATAATAAGTAAGGAAGGTTATATAGTTACAAATTACCATGTTGTGGAAGGCGCGAAGAAGATAACAGTTACCCTTCTTAACGGTGATACATACGACGCTCAATACATTGGCGGAGATGAAGAGTTGGATATTGCAGTCATAAAAATTTCACCAAAAAAAGATTTACCAGTTATCGAGCTTGGCGATTCAGATAAGCTTCAAATTGGTGAGTGGGCGATAGCTATAGGTAATCCTTTAGGATTCCAGCACGCTGTAACTGTTGGTGTTATTTCGGCCGTAGGTAGAAAAATACCAAAACCAGATGGAAGCGGTTATTACACAAATTTGATACAGACAGACGCGGCAATTAACCCAGGAAATAGTGGAGGGCCTTTGCTAAACATATATGGACAGGTAATAGGTATAAATACAGCAATAATTAATCCATCTCAAGCTATGAATATTGGATTTGCGATACCAATAAACACAGCCAAGAGATTTATAAATCAAATAATAGCTACTGGAAAAGTTGAAAAGGCATACCTTGGTGTATATGTTCAAACTGTCACAGAATCCTTGGCAAAGAGTTTGGGTTTAAAAGTAAATAAGGGAGTTTACGTTGCCCAAGTTGAAAAAGGTTCACCAGCAGAAAAAGCAGGAATAAAAGAAGGAGACGTAATAACAAAGCTAAATGGTAGCTATGTGGAATTAGCTGAAGAACTAACATCGCTTGTTAGAAACTACACCCCAGGTACAAAGGTAAAAGTTACTCTTAACAGAGCGGGTAAAGAAATCACAGTTGAGGTGACACTTGGAACTTTCCCAACACAAAAAACAGGGAGCACCGCAGCTAAAGAATTTTTAAATTTGAAAGTTTCAAATATAACATCTGATGATAGAAATAAATACAAAGTACCTGCAGGTGTCGAAGGTGTTATTGTTAAGGAATCTCAAAATTCGTACATAAAAGTTGGCTCAGTAATATGGAGAATTTCTGTGAACGGTTATTCTTACGACATAAAAGATATTAATTCGTGGAATAAAGTTGTAGAAAACATCAAAAAAGGTGACTACGTTGGTATATTCTACTACTATAATGGTGTTAGGTCCGTCTTTTCACTGAGATATTAA
- a CDS encoding cytidine deaminase: MEKTDKERKINELIEIAKEVREQAYAPYSNFKVGAVLVTKNGKVFTGVNVENASYGLTNCAERTAIFKAVSEGERDFDTLVVIANTDKPVAPCGACRQVMAEFGNFKVILANTKGDWIETTVQELLPYGFDKSDLEK, translated from the coding sequence ATGGAGAAAACAGACAAAGAGAGGAAAATTAATGAACTTATAGAAATTGCAAAAGAAGTGCGTGAGCAAGCTTATGCGCCATATTCGAATTTCAAAGTTGGAGCTGTGCTTGTTACTAAAAACGGGAAAGTTTTCACTGGAGTGAATGTTGAAAATGCTTCTTACGGCTTAACAAACTGTGCTGAAAGAACAGCTATTTTCAAAGCGGTATCTGAAGGAGAAAGAGATTTTGATACACTCGTTGTTATAGCCAATACAGATAAACCTGTAGCCCCTTGTGGTGCGTGCAGACAAGTGATGGCGGAATTTGGGAATTTTAAGGTTATACTTGCAAATACAAAAGGAGATTGGATTGAAACAACAGTACAAGAATTGTTGCCGTATGGATTCGATAAGAGTGACCTTGAAAAATAA
- a CDS encoding AAA family ATPase, which yields MIELLHINEYVYLKDIDIYFSEGLNVITGETGTGKSLLLDIIGAFVDYGNVRSDVFSADIVLNIDHPNEEYGISSGQHIFSVEKKGKKVFYKIDGKLVPKDIVQNIVSNIITIHKQNSHMKLLEKSFILEILDNIAQHEEKIIEYKELYQRYNNIIKMLSVVDKDKLIQEIEELRQKISEVDSANLSVEEEEELENAYKKASNIQTLLQNYNLASQQLEETESVLRKLYSFLEEKFHNELDKIIESVAELENSLSKELIKLDEVNIEDIENRLWVYKKIRRKYGPTTEDVLENLSIWKKTLEEKEKTLSLIENADYEKSTLEDKLYKIAEEISLNRKKSSEKIISEIQEHLKDLNMNARIDFSFSKTELSSNGIDEVELVGSTLSAGPLYPLRKIVSGGELSRLMLALELSTVSTPVLIYDEIDSGVGGKTAVKLSEKLERLAKEHQIIIVTHLPQIALRAEKHFSIVRNGDSVIIKELNDNERNEEIKRMFGGEEIVEKIK from the coding sequence TTGATTGAACTACTGCATATAAACGAATATGTTTATCTTAAAGATATTGATATTTATTTTTCCGAAGGTTTAAATGTTATCACAGGCGAAACAGGCACTGGGAAAAGTTTGCTATTAGATATAATTGGTGCGTTTGTTGATTATGGAAACGTGAGAAGTGATGTTTTCTCTGCTGACATCGTTTTAAATATTGATCATCCTAACGAAGAATATGGAATAAGCAGTGGGCAACATATATTCAGTGTTGAGAAAAAGGGGAAAAAGGTTTTTTACAAGATAGATGGTAAACTTGTGCCAAAAGATATTGTTCAAAACATCGTATCGAATATAATTACTATACATAAGCAAAATTCTCATATGAAATTACTTGAAAAATCGTTTATATTAGAGATACTCGATAATATTGCACAGCACGAAGAAAAAATAATAGAATATAAAGAACTTTACCAACGTTATAATAATATAATAAAGATGCTTTCTGTTGTTGATAAGGACAAGTTAATTCAAGAAATTGAGGAACTAAGGCAAAAAATTAGTGAGGTAGATTCAGCAAATTTAAGTGTCGAAGAAGAGGAAGAACTTGAGAATGCTTACAAAAAAGCTTCAAACATACAGACGCTTTTACAAAATTATAACTTAGCATCTCAGCAACTTGAGGAAACGGAAAGTGTATTACGGAAACTTTACTCTTTCCTAGAGGAAAAATTCCACAATGAATTGGATAAGATAATTGAATCAGTAGCAGAACTTGAGAACAGTTTGTCAAAAGAATTGATAAAACTTGATGAGGTTAATATAGAGGATATAGAGAACAGGTTATGGGTTTACAAAAAGATTAGAAGAAAATACGGTCCAACAACCGAAGACGTACTTGAAAATCTTAGCATATGGAAAAAAACTTTGGAAGAGAAAGAAAAGACCTTGTCGCTGATTGAAAATGCCGATTACGAAAAATCTACTCTTGAAGATAAATTGTACAAAATTGCTGAAGAAATAAGTCTTAATCGTAAAAAATCATCTGAGAAGATTATAAGTGAAATTCAGGAGCATCTTAAAGATTTGAATATGAATGCGAGGATAGATTTCTCATTTTCAAAAACAGAACTTTCTTCAAATGGTATAGATGAAGTAGAGTTGGTTGGTAGTACTTTAAGTGCAGGCCCACTTTACCCGCTAAGAAAAATAGTTTCTGGTGGTGAACTCTCAAGATTGATGCTTGCACTTGAACTATCTACTGTAAGTACACCTGTTTTGATTTATGACGAAATAGATTCTGGAGTTGGTGGAAAAACAGCGGTCAAACTTTCCGAAAAACTTGAAAGATTGGCAAAAGAACATCAAATTATCATCGTAACGCATTTGCCACAGATAGCTTTGAGGGCTGAAAAACATTTTTCTATTGTAAGAAACGGTGATAGTGTAATAATAAAAGAACTTAACGATAATGAAAGAAATGAAGAGATAAAGAGGATGTTCGGTGGGGAAGAAATCGTAGAAAAAATTAAATAA
- a CDS encoding hemolysin family protein, translating into MDDPLSYMWSILIIAFLIILSAFFSASETALTSVSKHKLRTLARKKEDEEEKTEIHLFNKLLTALLISNNIVNILASSIAAVMFSKIIVYESLSTIVSTFVMTFLLLIFGEITPKILSRQNSEKFFEISMKLVVPISKLLSPLVSFFVTVSNYFVKLFGGQKVAEAPFITMDDIASYLEMGREEGTIDHEEGLMVERTIAMDETLVKEIMIPRIDVVAVEETQTLGEVINVIIEEEYSRIPVYRDTIDNVVGICYAKDILSFIAQRGSDVMNKVRVKELMRPPLFVPEVMPVSELLKEFKSKKVHMAIVVDEYGGTAGIVTMEDILEEIFGEIMDEYDEHESTGIKKLDDFTYLVDATLSLNDIERELRIEFPEGEFETLAGYLLDKFHHIPKVGEQYEDSNITYKVVAASRNRIEKVLMKINVDIDKEEKNDDGENRQREEN; encoded by the coding sequence GTGGATGATCCATTGAGTTATATGTGGAGCATCTTGATTATAGCTTTTCTAATAATATTATCGGCATTTTTTTCAGCTTCTGAGACAGCATTGACTTCTGTAAGTAAACATAAGTTAAGAACACTTGCAAGGAAAAAGGAAGATGAGGAGGAAAAAACAGAAATTCATTTGTTTAATAAATTGCTAACTGCGCTTTTGATTTCAAATAACATAGTTAATATATTAGCTTCTTCTATAGCGGCTGTTATGTTCTCGAAAATCATAGTTTATGAATCGCTCTCAACAATAGTTTCGACATTTGTTATGACTTTTCTCCTTCTTATTTTTGGTGAGATTACTCCAAAAATTTTATCAAGGCAGAATAGTGAAAAATTTTTCGAGATAAGTATGAAATTAGTTGTACCAATTTCAAAACTTCTTTCTCCACTCGTTTCATTCTTTGTCACCGTATCTAATTATTTTGTAAAACTTTTCGGTGGTCAAAAAGTAGCAGAAGCACCTTTTATAACAATGGATGATATTGCCTCTTATCTTGAAATGGGACGGGAAGAAGGCACTATTGACCACGAAGAAGGCCTTATGGTAGAAAGAACGATTGCGATGGATGAAACATTAGTTAAAGAGATAATGATACCAAGGATAGATGTTGTTGCAGTTGAGGAAACTCAGACACTTGGAGAGGTAATTAATGTTATCATAGAAGAGGAATATTCAAGAATTCCAGTTTATAGAGATACAATAGACAACGTTGTAGGTATATGTTACGCGAAGGATATACTTTCTTTTATTGCTCAGCGTGGTTCTGATGTTATGAATAAAGTGAGAGTGAAAGAACTCATGCGGCCGCCACTTTTTGTCCCAGAGGTTATGCCTGTTTCTGAGTTGCTTAAAGAGTTTAAAAGCAAAAAAGTCCACATGGCGATAGTGGTTGACGAGTATGGTGGTACCGCAGGAATTGTCACTATGGAAGATATACTTGAAGAGATATTTGGCGAGATAATGGACGAATACGATGAGCATGAAAGCACAGGAATTAAAAAGCTAGATGATTTTACATATTTGGTCGACGCAACGCTTTCGTTAAATGACATAGAAAGAGAACTCAGAATAGAGTTTCCGGAAGGCGAATTTGAAACGCTTGCGGGATACCTTCTAGATAAATTCCATCATATTCCAAAAGTTGGTGAGCAATATGAAGATAGTAATATAACTTACAAAGTTGTCGCGGCTTCAAGAAATAGGATTGAAAAAGTACTTATGAAGATAAATGTCGATATCGATAAGGAGGAAAAAAATGATGATGGAGAAAACAGACAAAGAGAGGAAAATTAA
- a CDS encoding FtsW/RodA/SpoVE family cell cycle protein, whose translation MKAKKKHKVGLENMKENEFSFFDYLLISLVILLILIGLVTLKSVVRDTSQSYRFQRQIFWDIVALGVMFYIIFEKESRLKTYGKYLYALSVLLLILVLLIGKTVYGAKRWIDIGPFDLQPSELFKFSIVLLLSNIFSKQKNNKAFLYSIFAVFPAFLVFLEPDLGMTLLVLFVWFVMLLASDVDRRYIFLILLIGILLAPISFFFVLKDYQRARIISLFNPEEHFQYGAYNVIMSKVVIANGGLFGTGYGLGTGTNMHIVPMQYTDFIFSAYAEQFGMIGSLVLILIYGTIIFGGLLRIGRYKDSFWEYVSIGVSSIFTFHVIENIGMNLGILPVTGIPLPFISYGGTSTVIFGALIGLLIKARLVSKIPRPIY comes from the coding sequence ATGAAAGCAAAAAAGAAGCATAAGGTTGGTTTGGAAAATATGAAAGAAAACGAGTTCTCTTTCTTTGATTATTTACTTATATCCCTTGTGATTTTACTAATTTTAATTGGTTTAGTGACTCTTAAGAGTGTTGTAAGGGATACATCACAATCTTACAGATTCCAAAGACAAATTTTTTGGGATATCGTTGCTTTAGGGGTGATGTTCTACATAATTTTTGAAAAAGAGTCTAGATTGAAAACATATGGAAAATATTTATATGCGTTATCAGTTTTACTTCTTATACTTGTGCTTTTAATTGGTAAGACGGTTTACGGGGCTAAGAGGTGGATCGACATAGGACCTTTCGATCTTCAACCATCTGAACTTTTTAAATTTTCTATTGTGCTTTTATTATCAAATATTTTTTCAAAGCAAAAAAACAACAAAGCGTTTTTATACTCTATATTTGCAGTTTTTCCAGCTTTTTTGGTATTTCTTGAGCCAGATCTTGGCATGACATTATTAGTTTTATTTGTTTGGTTTGTGATGTTACTAGCAAGTGATGTTGATAGAAGATACATTTTTCTGATCTTACTTATTGGTATTTTGCTAGCTCCGATTAGTTTCTTTTTTGTATTGAAGGATTATCAAAGGGCGCGCATAATTTCACTTTTCAATCCAGAAGAACACTTCCAGTACGGTGCCTACAACGTAATAATGTCTAAAGTTGTAATTGCGAACGGTGGTTTATTTGGTACAGGCTATGGTCTTGGAACGGGTACAAATATGCATATAGTTCCTATGCAATACACCGATTTTATATTTTCAGCTTACGCCGAGCAATTTGGAATGATAGGTTCTTTGGTTTTAATTTTAATTTATGGTACAATAATATTTGGTGGTCTATTAAGAATAGGAAGATATAAGGATAGTTTTTGGGAATATGTGTCAATTGGTGTTTCTTCTATTTTTACTTTTCATGTTATTGAGAACATAGGTATGAACCTTGGAATTCTTCCAGTTACGGGGATACCTCTTCCATTTATAAGCTATGGTGGAACATCAACTGTAATATTTGGTGCTCTAATTGGTTTATTAATCAAAGCAAGGCTTGTATCAAAGATTCCACGTCCAATTTATTAG
- a CDS encoding TIGR00269 family protein, translated as MKCKKCSNQAVIHLRAHNVAFCKEHFIEFFEKRVQKAINDFKMFQKEDKVLVAVSSGKDSSAVLYALKKLGYNVEGLFLKMGRHTNAAERVVKSLQESIGVPINIYDTTQHFHGLGTSEIASIVRRPVCSICGIVRRYWMNRFAVENGFSVLVTGHNLDDEATFLFGNILNWQVEYFARQWPVLEKTHEKFVRKAKPLIYVTERETYAYVFLNNIPFMEQKCPFAKGATSSNYKKYLNLIESEQPGAKHRLLFGYFDNLRDIVYKEQKIELKECSVCGFPTTEEKCQYCRLEERVENSFKIGFDNSENGGIAGAKDDESKKEA; from the coding sequence TTGAAATGTAAAAAATGTTCAAATCAAGCTGTGATACATTTGAGGGCTCATAATGTAGCATTTTGTAAAGAACATTTTATTGAATTTTTTGAAAAAAGAGTGCAAAAGGCTATAAACGACTTCAAAATGTTTCAAAAAGAAGATAAAGTACTTGTCGCTGTTTCAAGTGGTAAAGATAGTAGCGCGGTACTTTACGCTTTAAAGAAACTTGGTTACAACGTAGAAGGATTATTTTTAAAGATGGGAAGACATACGAACGCTGCTGAGAGAGTTGTCAAGAGTTTGCAGGAATCTATAGGAGTTCCCATCAACATTTACGACACAACGCAACATTTTCACGGACTCGGCACTTCTGAAATAGCAAGTATAGTTCGCCGTCCCGTGTGCAGTATATGTGGAATTGTAAGAAGGTACTGGATGAATAGATTTGCCGTTGAGAATGGTTTTAGCGTACTTGTGACAGGGCATAATTTGGATGATGAGGCGACTTTTCTCTTCGGGAATATACTAAACTGGCAAGTTGAATATTTTGCAAGGCAATGGCCCGTACTCGAAAAGACTCACGAGAAATTTGTCAGAAAAGCCAAGCCACTTATTTACGTGACAGAGCGTGAGACATATGCGTACGTGTTCTTAAACAATATACCTTTTATGGAACAAAAATGTCCATTTGCAAAAGGAGCGACTAGTTCTAATTATAAAAAATATTTAAATTTAATAGAGAGTGAACAGCCAGGTGCAAAGCACAGATTGTTGTTTGGTTATTTTGATAATTTAAGAGATATCGTTTATAAAGAACAAAAAATTGAGCTTAAAGAATGTTCAGTATGTGGATTTCCAACGACTGAGGAAAAATGTCAATATTGCAGACTCGAAGAAAGAGTAGAAAATAGTTTTAAAATCGGTTTTGATAATTCTGAAAATGGAGGTATAGCGGGAGCAAAAGACGATGAAAGCAAAAAAGAAGCATAA